A segment of the Streptomyces pactum genome:
AGCACCGCGTCCCGGTCGGCCGGGGGCGAGCCGTCCGCCACGGCGGCCACACCCCACATGGGCGCCTCGACGACGGCGGTGACGGTGCCGTACCGCTGCGGGTGGCACCACGTCGAGTCGACGGCGGCCTCGGTGATGGCCGCGGTGAGGTCGCCGCGGCGTGGCGGCGGGATGCGGTACACGGCGGGTCCGAGGTCGGGCCAGTACAGGGTGTCGTACGCGCCGAGTTCCCGGGGGATGCCGAGCCGGGCCGCGGTGTGGGCGATGCGCTGGGCGAGGCCCGGCAGGTCGTGGGTGAGCTCGGCGAAGCCGCCGCCGACGTCGACGCCGTGCAGGGAGCACTGCAGGAAGGGCCGCAGTTCGTCCTGGAGTGCGAGCAGGGTGCGGGTCTCCGGCAGCGCGGCGTGGTCCGGGCCGTGCGGCAGCCACTCGGGCTGCTCCAGGAAGCCGGGCCGGAAGAAGTTCCGGGCGTAGCGGCCGAGGGTGTACGGGCCGGACAGCCAGCCCTCGTTGCGGCGCAGGCCGTCGGGGTCGACGCACAGCAGCAGGTTCCAGGTGGCGTCGGCACCCTCGGTGAGCCGGGGGTCGGCCAGGGCGCGCTCGGCCAGCCGCAGGACGGTCGCGCCGCCCACGGGTTCGTTGGCGTGCGGTCCGGCGACGACGAGGGTCTGGCGGCTGCCGTGGCCCACGGAGAGCAGCCACAGCGGGGCGCCCGCGCGGGAGGTGCCCACGCGGCGGAGCCGGGCGCGTCCGGGATGACGGGCGGCGAGAGCGGTGGCCCGTGCGCCCAGCTCGTCCACGGTCGGATAGCGCAGGAGGGGCGGCAGGGCACACCTCCACGATGCGGGCCGTCGGTTCACCTGGCGTGCGCGGTGTACGCACAGTCAGTCACGACTTGGGGGGTACGTCAACACCATGAAAAAGAATGCGATTTGCCCCACGGATCCGGCTCGCCGGCCGCCCCACCGCGATGCGCGACAACGAGTGAAGCCCAGGCCAGAGCTGTGCTCCCCCTGTCCTGGGTTCAGCCCACCGCGAGGCGGAAGGCCATCTGGCCGAAGCCGATCTGGTCACCCTCGCGGACGACGGCCACGCCGATGACCCGCCGCCCGTTGACCGTGGTGCCGTTGGTCGAGCCGAGGTCGCG
Coding sequences within it:
- a CDS encoding M14 family zinc carboxypeptidase, whose protein sequence is MDELGARATALAARHPGRARLRRVGTSRAGAPLWLLSVGHGSRQTLVVAGPHANEPVGGATVLRLAERALADPRLTEGADATWNLLLCVDPDGLRRNEGWLSGPYTLGRYARNFFRPGFLEQPEWLPHGPDHAALPETRTLLALQDELRPFLQCSLHGVDVGGGFAELTHDLPGLAQRIAHTAARLGIPRELGAYDTLYWPDLGPAVYRIPPPRRGDLTAAITEAAVDSTWCHPQRYGTVTAVVEAPMWGVAAVADGSPPADRDAVLRSVSRTLRHDTRRLHRVLARVRPHLATVPEAAHLLAPVDDYLLVCPRLADAWDPDTDDGSGRSLPPMSTAHLVALRLAGRRLSLRTAGLLHQLVTRTGADPAGVLPELDRLVDEGCADYRDGCAARWIPLARQVEYQTRVVLAAFELAGRRPTAHSRSGEPGWGSEAAVPMHRE